A genomic segment from Lates calcarifer isolate ASB-BC8 linkage group LG13, TLL_Latcal_v3, whole genome shotgun sequence encodes:
- the selenom gene encoding selenoprotein M — MWLILLASLLHCASAYDVDLKKLEGLAKARVETCGGUQLNRLREVKAFVIQDIPLYHNLVMKHIPGADPELVLLNHYFEELDRIALSDMTRSEINELLEKLGFYKKAQPEDEVPEEFRFSPAKDSPFKDDPGYKSSTASLATDNASSEPNAEVKHTDL, encoded by the exons ATGTGGCTGATTCTGTTGGCCAGTTTACTTCACTGTGCCTCGGCCTACGATGTGGATCTGAAGAAACTGGAGGGGCTGGCAAAAGCGAGGGTGGAG ACATGCGGTGGATGACAGCTGAACAGGCTCAGAGAG GTCAAAGCCTTTGTGATCCAGGATATTCCTCTTTA CCATAACCTGGTGATGAAGCACATTCCTGGAGCCGACCCTGAGCTTGTCCTCCTGAACCACTATTTTGAAGAGCTGGAT CGGATTGCCCTGTCCGACATGACCCGCTCTGAGATTAATGAGCTGCTGGAGAAACTGGGTTTCTACAAGAAGGCTCAACCTGAGGACGAGGTGCCAGAGGAGTTTCGCTTCTCTCCTGCCAAAGACAGCCCGTTTAAAGACGACCCGGGTTACAAGTCCTCCACTGCTTCTCTTGCTACAGACAACGCCTCCTCAGAGCCCAACGCAGAAGTCAAGCACACTGACCTATAA